cacacagagagagagagagagagagtgatacTTAAGGGAGAACCCTAGACCTAGCTGTATAGTTATTCACTGCTCTACTTGGAGGTCATGTGGGCTCAGTTCCTGCATAGAGCCTCTCTGCTATGTGAGGGTAAGGTTGCGTACATCTTATTCTTTCCCTACCTGCCTCCATCAGGGAACTTGTTTATGATATTTGATGTCTTTGTTTCTTGTCAATTCTTTTGGCAATCATCATTTCGTATGGAATACAATTTATATAATGCTTATGTTCTACAAATATTGGCTGGCTAATTTTTGATACAATTTGATGAATTGTTGCACTGATATTGATAGTGAGACTGGGATGATTTATTGAACACTTGTAATTCCAGGCAAAGGTTCTTATTTCAAAACTGACCGAGGAGAAAAATTCTGCGATCCAGCAAAACAGTAAACTTCAACAAGAGTTGGTAAGTTATTTTGAATATTATAGATCTTCCCACTTTCTTTCTTAATTGGAAATTGTATTTCATTGAAAATGCACATGAAGGAACTAGAGGAGCTAAAGAATACAGTAAAGAGGAAATATTCATAGTTCGAGAGAGAGATGGTAAACGGTTTGCTCCTTCATCTTACAAAAATACATCAACCAATTCTTACAAGATATTTCCAAGAAGCCTCCAAATCAGTGAGCTGCCTttgctgaattttttttctcccgATGGTTCTCCTAAGGAAAGCTATGCTATATTTCTAGTTCCTTATCACTGAAAAGCTTTTGAAACAGTGTACTCTACTGTCCTTGCTGCAAGTAATGCTAGGAATGGAAGAAAGCCAGAAACTTATCCTTTGTAAATGAATGCGTGATCATGCAGTTGCCATAGCCTTGACAGTTCGTCACCTGGGCCTATAATCGATgtctattaaatatttttggtcTAAATGGTCCCTTTGTTTCTCTCTTATAATTGAAAGCAACAAGCTTGATACTTGCACTTTGAAATAAGCTTAGAGGGGGGGTGATCAAGTTAGAATGAAATATATGGTTTCTGGCAGAGATTGTTGCTTGGCTTCGCTGTTTAAAAGCAGTAATTTTTAAAATCTCTCATCCTAAATTCCTAATCCTAGTTCTTGTGAGTTGTGAGTTCAATCTAAGCAGACTGCATCACTTGTAGTTTATTTTATGTGCAGGAGCTCCTGAGGCATGAAGCAAGCAAAAGCCGTGGCGGTATCCCAATTATGTATGTTGTTATTGTAGGGTTGATTGGCATCATCCTGGGTTACCTCTTGAAGAAGACATGACCAGCGGAGTTGCCTTAAATTACTTGTCTAATTTCCCTTGCAGGAGAAAATTTAAATGTAAAAATCAACACAGCAATTGTGTTGCTAattatctcttcttcttttgaatttgTTATTGGTCTGTATTCAATCTAGTTGAACATCTTAATTGCGACTGCTCGGACCATGGAAACCTAATTTTATTCTCTAATTGGTTTTGTGTTTGTCGAGTCTTTCATCTACGAAGAAAATGATTGATTAAAGCTTTAGACCAAACTTCGATGAGTAGAGTAGTAATAGTAGAGGGGAACTGGGAACTGGTGGGGGAATACATTGGAACATGGTCTTAGACATGAAAGATCATGGATTTTTTGAATTGATTTTGACCCTTATTGTGCATGACCTTCCCTCATGCATGGTTGAAGACAATGTATTAATTATTGTCATATGTTACAACCATATATATTAGTCGGATGATTGAAACCAATCGATCTCACACGGTACATAATACTGTATGAAGCATTATGATCCCAACGAAAACGACATGACATGTAGTTGTAAGAACTCACAAGATCGACCTAAACTATTGACAATATATAACAATATCTGGTGATTGAGGAAAAGAAATCACTGATCAATGGAAGAATtgtaataatttgaagaatgggtATTGGGTAGAGAGAATAAAGGTTGGTTTAACAAACACTTGAGAGGTATTGTCTTACATTGGGTCAAATGCACATATGGGTTTTGTCTTTAAAATGGTCCTCAAGTGTTATGAAATTGGACATCTCTTAGTAAATGAATGGAACTCCCACATTAAGATCAACcacaatggtaaaattttgttgggccaataaaaatgtattggattttatgttttgttgatgtggttgtattggaaaacgtgttttgctgatgtgattgtcttgggagacgtgttttgctaatatgattgtattgagattttgtgttttagtgtagttttgttgggggCAACATGGAGACATGGAATTGTGTTTGATAATGCacaggaatttgtgttttgctgatgtggttgtattgggagatgtgttttattgatgtgactgtattaagATAACTAtgtgacttgactttttgtgtaatagatgtgagatttttattgGTCTAGCAAAAATGTCCTATTGCATTTAACTGATGTGGGCTGAGTTTGATTGTTTAGCACAGAAAAAGATGTATTAGAATTTAGAAGTGGGTTGAGTCTGTGTGGACTTGTGGATTAGAAGTATAATAATTTGGCGAATTGGGCCAGTGCCATTGAGGGcctcttttttctttggttGGGGCCTCTATATCAACTCCTATTAGGATTAATAAAAGGGAAAATTGGGGGCCGGTACAATAGATTGTatttatttgtaaaaaaatacaatcattaaaacatccttttaaaaaagtctaATGGAGACttacttttaccaaaataacctcatatTTTATCATCTCTCCCACGAAACCTCCCCCTCACActgtgattttctctctccatcacacaacgattttctctctccacgaactgtaAAAAAAACTGATTTTCAGACCTTAAAACTTCCATTTTCAGAGATTTCACATCCATAATGacgcttctttctcaatcttgagTGATACTATACTGATTTTCTGGAAAATGGTTAGCATATTATATACCCAAAGCTTTTTTCGATTAATGGATACTTTGGTGATATTATCTGAAATTTGTGCACCGAAAACCTTTGTTCGTtttcaaatcatgtttatatgtcttgatttttgaaaattttggttaatttctgGTGCATTTGCTAGTTAGGGTTAGTTGAAATCTGTTAGGGCTTTTGATACAATACTggtatttttgttcatttgaagttttcatgtggttaattttcatgtattttccttcaacattttCGAATTTTGGTTTGCATAATGTTGTTTCTGGTGCAGaagctactttttttttgaaattttggtaaactgatactatagtgaaacttttgtaattgcagcaaatgattgatactatagtgatactaaatgtgtatttcattaaattgatatcaacaatcaatttgtgggaatgtaagtggttgagggatttttgatttgtttactggtgaattttagtgtagatatgacatttttctttggtattctgttgaactgatacaatagtgatactttaaACAGaggatccaatttagtgttcaatttatatattttcctcataaaatgataatacaaatgtttgaatgtaaatttgattgcattacatgtcttcaTGGTTCAAgggtatcattttagtggattttttgtgttggtgatactatagtgatacatctctgcacctGTAAATGTTTTCCAGAAAtagcaagagaggtaaccaagaaaagaaaatcaagaaaggagaaataattaggaagaggaagtatgcatactggttcaattgtttcattttagtggatttttggtattggtgatactatagtgatacatctctgcaactgTAAATATTTTTCCGGAATGGgcaagagaggtacaaaccaGACATAgcaaggaaggagagaagagagaacgaaGCATAACCCAAATTAAGCAATAAAGCATAGTCAAGATCTGTAAAAAACGGAGACAAGAACAACTCGATGTAGTCTAGATCTAGAAACGAAGAAGAAGGGGATGAGAGAGGAGaagctcggccaaaaacggagaagaaggcaacgaagaacaattcatatcaagaaccagaagaagaagaaggaggaggaggaggaggaggaggagtaggagaagacgaaggaggaggaggaggagagaaagaaggagatagcttttagtagagaaaaagaagaaggagggtattgtaggtataaaccaagaaatattttaagttagatgatcaaattacccttaaattgcacttttttacaattttaaaaagactCATgatctttttacaattaagttgtccaaagtgctCTTAGTGCCAATTGTctgttaataaaaatattattgggTCACTGGGCCGTGCCCGGGTGACCCATTAGTGCATCcgtttttgttggttttttttttaaaaataatttgtttgcTTGGCTGCTCgtgtgattttattttattggacTTGATGTGGTATATagcattttttattatttatttatttttctaatcgTTTAGCTTGTGTAGTCTCTTGACTTATTCAGTTATTCTTAAAGTATGCCCCTCGTATTTGAACTCCTTTTCTCCTCaatttcttttatctttctttGTGGACAAAGAATCAATTTATTGCAAAAAAGTATTGGAACAGATGACAATGTCGGAGAGAATtttaaaaagcatcaaattaaaTGCAAAATTGCGACTGTGGTCTGTGGAAAACCGACTTATCATTAACAGCCGACCTCATTTATTGGATCAACTGCCATGTCCTGTCATAACACTTGAAGAAAGAAATTGTAAAACCAGAAAAGATAGCAAAAAGTATATCATTAAAACCCATTATTTCACACATAAACACCCtctacatatgtgtgtgtgtgtgtgtgtgtacatatagACAGAAGAAATGAaactatatgtgtgtatatatgtatataaacacacagatttgtgtgtgtttgtgtttctCTTGTTAATTAATATGcagttgcatgcatgcatgcattatGATGCCATACATTCCATCCACACATAATGCAACCATCGTCAAACTTAACTCATTTTGGGTGCATGTACTTGCTTCCTTCACTGTCCTAAATCTTCATGAATTTTCAACAGCGAAATTAGCAACACTAAAAATCACCTAATTGAAGTTCctgtagtttttcttttttttggtttatgatACATACTAATCACACACATCCAACAACACACACTCACAAATATGTTGTCCGCATAATTTGAACCCTGCACCATGAACATAAATACAAGAATAGTTAGCCAGCTGAGCTAGCGCCGGTGTGTTGAAGTTCCTGTAGATGGTGTCATATAAAGATACTAACTATCATCAACATAttacacccaaaaaaaacaaaaacttaatATGACAAACACCAGTAATAACATtcgtgatgatgatgatgatatctcGAGAAGGAAGAGAATGAAGAGCATATTGATGCTATCATGATCAacatatctatatatctataacATCCAAAAAACAAAGGCTTGAATATATATAACATGATATGCTAGCAAGAGTGATCATGGGTGCCTCAACATTAATTAAAAGAAGGCCACCCTACAACTAATTACTCTTAAGAGTCTTGGTTACATACCTAATTGCCTCTGAAAGATTTctggactatatatatatagagagagcaaGAACCAAAAAAGTtaattaataacaattaattagTTGTGGGAAGGAGGGTGTGTCTTTGGTGGTGAGTAATCCACGTTGAAACCAGGAAGTTTGTCTCTACTTCTTTGGTGAGGCACACGCCAACTACTTGAACTACTTCTCTTCTCATCATCTTGATCTTTCAATAACTTTGAATATGGTTCCTTCATGATTTCTTCATGATTGTCACTTAGTTTTGTTGCTTTAActtcatcatcataatcatttGATGAGAAAGTTTCCATCTTTGAAGTTGGTGAAATCTTGTAATCAAAACCCTTCTCAACATCTTCATTCTacacaaaacccacaaaaaataataataattagatgGGCCTCAACCAAATCTTCAACAaggaaatcaaaatcaacataatatttgtacatatacatatatgtttggcACAAACCTTATTAATATTACTTGATGCATATGATTTCTTCTCAAGCTTCTTGTTGTTGAGTGGACCAAGTTTTCTAGCGCAACATACATGCAAAGAAAGGGATAGAAGGAGAACAAGTAGAAGACAACATTTGATTGACATATTAAGGAAAGTTGGAAGTTAGTTAGTTTGTAGTGGTGGGTTATGACAGTTGTAGAGGAGGTGGGTATTTGTAGTGAGAGCTTGCATTAAATGCTATGTATCATGGGTAGATAAAAGACACAAACTTGTTGTAGAACATGCAAATGTATAGGTAGAGAAGACTCTTTTCACATATTGGGTCCCAAGACAATGCAGCCCCACACCATGGAAGAGAAGCAAAACTCTAGTGCTTCTCTggttataaaatttattgaagagAAGAGACAAGTGGAGATGAATGGGTAATAGCTTGCTAGTCCAAAAGAGAAGATTTTTGCTTCTATGAACTAACATGTTCATATAGAGGGAATTAAGGATACtataaaagaataaacaaattCAAGAAATCTAGCTAGTGTGTGGGATGCCCTAGATGTTATCTTTACCAAGAAAGAACTCCATTCCTTGTCTAGTTGTCTTATATGTGTGTTATACAAACATTTGTTTAGTATTTGCATGGTCTATACCTCCTTGTTTTAtgcttttttaaaaagaaaaaaaaacattaaaatatttaattaattcttTATTCTACATATAAAAAGGTATAACGCCTTTTTAGATCAaccttaatttaatttattggtAGTGTTGTTTAGTGAAAAGATTGTCCCTTTGATGATTGAATTGTGTTAGTTTTCTTCATCAAGTGAATGGTTTTAAGATTTAATAGTCCACAATAGAGGTTCTCCCTGTGAGCACTCTCTAAAAGGACTAATTCAGACCTTTTATTAATTTGGTTTAAGAAATACAAATTATTAAATTGGTTCCTTTATGCTGAGAAGCTTAATcagttttcttaaaaaatatgtatatataaactataatatttgttgcaatttcaaattgacaaattaatataatgtttaataaaaataataaatctacCATCATCAATTTGGAATTGACAATAGATAATTAGTCTTTCACAAAATTAAGTAGGCTTTCCCATTAAATTTGTAGTAATAATTACATATTGTTTTCATTGAAAGGGGCCTCACAACTGAAAATTTGATACTAGCACTATTCACAATTCTTTAAATCAATGCTATAAAATGAGTACATCTATATACAATACGATATATAAAAGTGGAAAGCCAAAATATTTAGACTTTATAAGTCGCGTCACGTGATTTAAAAGAAttttttactttaaaaaaatctatgtaatatgtataataattttatttagaatatataaacataaatatgaTAATACTAACttgattatatttatattcCTATAATATACTATGTTATACATGTATAATACTTGTAAAAaacttaaattttttatatttttgttgataCTTTTCGTGCGTTGCATGAGTTCCCGACTAATTTCTATAAATTTTAAaccaaatataattaaccttTTTGGCTCAGGGAGATTTTCTTGTGCTTACATGAAATATCAACTCTTCTAACATTAGCTGAATCTAGGGAGTATGACTAATTGAATTACTACTCGAATCTCCAAATTACAAGAGTTATATTAATCCAAGTCAACTTAACAATATATTCgatcatttttttaatctaaaaCTCAAAACATATTATAAATCTTTGGTgggtataatatatatatattattaattagaccctagggaaagaaaaaaaaaagagcaacaCAAAATAGGGTATGAACAATAAACAACAAGGAAAACCGTTCGAGCTAGCTCCATTTTATGATCATATATAATACGTGGGGCCTACGGTTTACAAATAGTGGGGACACATGGGGAAGAGGAGAAGAGACAAGGGTGCATGGCCAGCCCCTCCTTGTACCTTTCCCAAGGAACACTAGCGACTCAGCTTAACCGTCAAGACCGGCCCATTTGACACGTGTCATGCACCCATGTGATTCACTTCATTTGCCACGTGGACGTCGGCATACACCAGTACTCTCTCATGTGGCCGCCAAAACCCCATGCATGTTCTTTGCCTCTCCCCCTTGCTGGTCCCTGTACTGCTCCTTTAAGCCTATAACTCATATAAAACCATGATTTCTATTACAGACAACAATATATTTGAATCGATCATTCCTATGTTCTTCAAATATCTTCTCAAGTTTCGGGCCCAACTAGTTTACGGGGTTACAAGATCTTCTATGTAATTCGGAGTTTACTAATTAGTTGTTCGATGGACAGTTGAGCGAATTCTAAGTTACAAAAGAAAAGGTTTCTTTTGTTCTCCAAACAACTTGATCATAAGTCGGAGAGCGTTTATACTATAACACCCGACTTGAGTGTGCGGGGCCACAAATCTCTGTATTGTAAGTTTGGTTGTGCTTGACAAGCTACCGAATGGTGAAAAGTGTTAAATCTCTTGTCATACATCGTCCAAGGAAAGACGTGAAATACAACATATAATAGGCCAAAAATCCTAAATAGTAACAAGCATTTTTTCGTGGTTCAAATTAGTATGGTTGGTGCTGGGTCTGGGAAGACAAAACCATATGGACTAATATGGTATGACCCAAagcagacaaaatgtcactaaTACAGAGGAAATGGTGACTCGatactaattaattagtttaataTCTTCATCCATGGAAGAGACCAGAGACCAGCACACCCTATTTTCTCTCCCTTGTTTGTTATGGACGTCGAGCTGCTTAATTTTGGCAATGTTACGTTTGTTTTGTAGCATTCCATTTGTCACGTGTACAAGATCTCGTGGAGGTGTTCCTGTAGTGTTGGGTTTGAGCGACGTCGGGACAGGCTCGGTTTCCAAAGTAATTGGGGATTCGGGCCGTGCATGCGTTGACAATGGTTATCGAGTCGGTGGTGTCTTGTAAAAGTAAAGCAGCCTCGGCCAGCTCGGTCCCCGTTGTCCTAACGGCAAACCTCGCTTAATTTGCGCACCACCCGTTGACGTTATCGAGCAGCACCAGTCACTAATACGTACGGTGATTCACCAAAGGGATTTTAAATTCAACAAAAGGATTCAACATTCACAAAAGTAGCTTTCAACTTCGACCCATGTACTAACATTTTGGGATCCGGGATTTCTGTAATCTTTTAAAGTCTATAATTCTATAGAAAAATCGAACAAATGTTACGTAACACGTCTCTCAAACCATCATATTCAAATTATAAACACTACAATCTGAAACGAATTGCAAATGACCCATACCGCAAATTTTGGCCTTTGACATCCCCCGTTAACCATGTTACCTCATCCTAAACTTGAGAGCTTCCTTCTATGCTTCAATGCAGTTTTTTGAAGATAAAACCCAGAGCTCAGAAATGCCCATAATGGGGGAAAGAAATCAAACTTCATTAATGCATTTCAGAACGTTTGGAAGTCTGTCATCATAAAGTCTGTAGAGAAGCCTATACATAACGTGGAACTGCACATGTAAAGACAGTAAGATTTATATAATAACAAGCACATTGCCATCTCTTTTTGGTAGGAAGGAAGATTGATCATCAGATAGATGAATGCAAGATGAGATATGATGGATGAATTTGCTATATGCCATGAACGTCTACCCGAATGTGTTTTCTCCACTGTAAGTTACATAAAGAAACCCATCTTCATCCTTCTTTTCATCATAAATGGTAGACATTACCGCTCCTGCAACATTACATTACATGTGATTAATTACTGATTCCGTTTTCAGCTTTAAATCTCAACATAAAGCGTTTATGTATGCCAGAGGGTGGGAGGAAGAAACTTATGAGCAATACCAGTGGGTGGAAGAACGCTGTCCACAAAAATGAATATTGCTTTTTCTGCACTCAGTTTAATTCTCTTCCGAATTACATAGACAAATTGACCCACGGTCAGATCAGCAGGGACAAGGTATCTGCAAAATTATGACCAAGTCGATATAAAGGTATTGTTTATGTTTAGCAATCATTTTATCGCCCTCAAAAGGAATAAACAAAGGATATAAGATgataggaaaacaaaaaatcaaccaCAAAGGAAGATCTAGTTCTTAAGTAATGCAAACAGATGTGGTAAACCATAAATCATACACATTGGTACGCAGAGACAGGTACAGGTTTCACCAAACTAAAATGGCACGCGTTGCTTATACTGATGATACTTCCTGATACACCACTACGCAAACTATATGCCAGACAAGAAACCAGAGCGTAAGAACCTGCACGAATAAACTGGAAGCTTACTTTTTCTTGTCAATGTTAGGGATGTCACTTCTCTCGGCCTTCTCCACAATCACCTAAACCAGTACAAAAGCACACCAGTCAAAAGCAAATAAATATCGAGGTTGAAAAGTGATGCACATTGGACAACATTAGACCATAAATCAGTTGCAGCTCCTGAAGCCCAGTAACAAATCTATAATGCCCTATAAAACCAAAACCTTCAGCTTGGAAGCTTACAGAAATTTAAGCTTAGTAATTCAATGACACATTTAAATGGTAAGGTAAACAAAACTCCTACACAAGGCTCCCATAGTGGGCAGGGTtgaggacatgcaagatgtagcAGACCTTACTTATCCCCACAAAATATGTGCAGAAACTGTTCTAAgtaattgaacatgtgatctccaagttgcacccctacaactctaccattggacCGCATATAAATGTAGagcaaaattcatcaaaagggcTCACTATGTGCAATTTGCACATTTAGAAGGCATAAACAGTTGTTTTATGTTTGCGCTAATTAGCTGCTACATAAATATTGTATCAAAAGGAAGCATGCCAAATAGCCAAATACAGAGTTCATATAGCACTGAAAAAGTGCCATCATAAATATGTCAGAGTCAGGCAGGCCACAATATGACTAAACCCCACCACTTGAACATCTAATATAATTCTAATCGTAACGCTATAGAGCATAGATAGATCATTTAGAGAACCTTTTAATACAATTACTTGGTGCTGGGGCATGGTCAACTTGTGAGCAAAATAACAAAACAGCGACCCGTAACTGATTGGTCCTATATGCGTGAAAGGTGATCCTAAAAACCTAACATCTGAGCTAGCtaatagagaataaaaatatatgCATGTACTCCAATTTTCTCAATACGAAATGATCACCATCATAAACAGGCAACTTATCATGATACTACATTCTGACTATACATATAAATCTTATATCATCCAACCATATTCTATGAATTAAGTCAACCAAAGTTACCCAACTAAGGCCAACCCCAACTAAGGCTCTATTGAGTTGTTAAGTACATGTATTTGAAAGCCAACAGAGACTAAAATAGTGATCAGAAGGCCCAATCGTTTACGTCAACTACAGCCCACAAAACATTTAGCCCAAATTGTTAGTCATATATCCATTGATGATCGAGTTACTAGCAAACTCAGAGGCATGAGCTTTTAACAAACAAGAGTTGTTCCTCAAACTTACTTGTTTTCTCGACACTTTTCCCCTTTTTCCAATGTAAGAATACACTATTCAAAAAATTGACACCACGAGAGTGCCAATCAGTTGCACAGGCTCATCACTCAAGTCCATTTCAGAGTGATTTAACATCTAAATAGCCCTCTTCACAATCAGCACACGAAACATGGGCTACGATTCGAAAGGTTACTAAAATTATTATCACTCTCTTTTCCTTTAAACAGTGGTCCACAGTAGCCAGCAAGTAAACCATAAGctagatcatcatcatcaaagcctttatccgaAAAGTTTGGGGTCGACTACCCATAAGCTAGTTATTCTAACAAAATAGTGTTAAGCGTAGGAAATCCTAACTAATACTCAAATTAGTAAGTAAACTACTCCATGCAACCAAACTTGAGCTAAGATTGGCTAATCAACGAAAAACTCAGCttaagtggaaaaaaaaaagatttaacaATGCTCTACGGGGGCACAACAGAAAATACGAAGCTAAGGCTAATGGCCTCGAAGCAGCAGCTACAGTGCAGCCTACTGATATCCTTGCATTAAGAATGACATTTTATCCCATGAAAGCTTCAAAATGACCAAAGAAACATAATAAACCACATGAACTTTTACAGTGAGGTCCTAGATCAACAGTTCTAACTTATCATTGCAAGAGCAAACATATatgtcatcatcatcctcaaagCTTTCACCCCAAACATTAGCCAATCCCATTGTAACACAGCCAATCACAAGCTCCAAAAATGGCCAACTTGCCATAGGTTGATAGTCGAcatcttaaaacaaaaaataaataagatgGGAGACAACATAAGCAATCAAGATTCAAGAATAAGCATAAGGCTTTCACATCTAAAATAGGCAATTGACAGTCAGCAACAAAGGAAGCACTTTATGACATGT
This sequence is a window from Tripterygium wilfordii isolate XIE 37 chromosome 8, ASM1340144v1, whole genome shotgun sequence. Protein-coding genes within it:
- the LOC120004616 gene encoding autophagy-related protein 8f-like; this encodes MSKSCFKQEHDFEKRQAEAARIRDKYPDRIPVIVEKAERSDIPNIDKKKYLVPADLTVGQFVYVIRKRIKLSAEKAIFIFVDSVLPPTGAVMSTIYDEKKDEDGFLYVTYSGENTFG